One Micromonospora craniellae genomic region harbors:
- a CDS encoding sensor histidine kinase — MRARLALLVAAVSVLIVIAFLVPLALLLRTSAEDRATARATADAQGLAPVVGTADSETVRLTVDQLVQSGRPVSVFLPDGNQLGSPAPRTPAVVLAARGQSLTAETPEGREVVIAVQGRTEGTAVIRTFVPNAELTSGVDRAWLVLSLLGLLLVLIGLAVADRLARTLVRPIGELSAVSHRLANAELDARVEPSGPAELREVGGALNHLAGRIQELLVQEREQVADLSHRLRTPLTALRLEAESLADPQDAARIAGAVDGLERAVTGLIRQARWRTPADGAVVSDAVATVTERVAFWSVLAEDTGRAVDLDLAPGPLPVGVPADELEAAVDALLGNVFAHTPDGTAFAVRLVPDGDQVVLTVADEGPGIAAESVRRGASQAGSTGLGLDIARRAAQASGGRLELGERPGGGAEVVLHMGAGRS; from the coding sequence GTGAGGGCGCGACTGGCACTGCTGGTCGCCGCCGTCAGCGTGCTCATCGTGATCGCCTTCCTGGTGCCGCTGGCGCTGCTGCTGCGGACCTCCGCCGAGGACCGGGCGACCGCACGGGCCACCGCCGACGCGCAGGGTCTCGCCCCGGTGGTCGGCACCGCCGACTCCGAGACCGTCCGGCTGACCGTCGACCAACTCGTCCAGTCCGGCCGACCGGTCAGCGTCTTCCTGCCCGACGGCAACCAACTCGGCTCACCGGCCCCCCGTACGCCCGCCGTCGTGCTGGCCGCCCGGGGGCAGAGCCTGACCGCCGAGACGCCGGAGGGCCGCGAGGTGGTGATCGCGGTCCAGGGCCGTACGGAGGGCACCGCGGTCATCCGCACCTTCGTGCCCAACGCCGAGCTGACCAGCGGGGTGGACCGGGCCTGGCTGGTGCTGTCCCTGCTCGGCCTGCTGCTGGTACTGATCGGGCTGGCCGTGGCCGACCGGCTGGCCCGCACCCTGGTCCGTCCGATCGGCGAGCTGTCGGCGGTGTCGCACCGGCTGGCCAACGCCGAACTGGACGCGCGCGTCGAGCCGTCCGGGCCGGCGGAGCTGCGCGAGGTGGGCGGTGCCCTCAACCACCTGGCCGGCCGGATCCAGGAACTGCTGGTGCAGGAACGCGAGCAGGTGGCCGATCTGTCGCACCGGTTGCGGACCCCGCTGACCGCGCTGCGGCTGGAAGCCGAATCGCTGGCCGACCCGCAGGACGCCGCCCGGATCGCCGGTGCGGTGGACGGGCTGGAACGGGCGGTGACCGGGCTGATCAGGCAGGCCCGGTGGCGTACGCCCGCCGACGGTGCGGTGGTCTCCGACGCGGTGGCGACGGTGACCGAGCGGGTGGCCTTCTGGTCCGTGCTGGCCGAGGACACCGGCCGGGCGGTCGACCTCGACCTGGCACCCGGCCCGCTGCCGGTCGGCGTCCCCGCCGACGAGTTGGAGGCGGCGGTGGACGCGTTGCTCGGCAACGTCTTCGCGCACACCCCCGACGGCACCGCCTTCGCCGTGCGGCTCGTACCCGACGGCGACCAGGTGGTGCTGACGGTGGCCGACGAGGGCCCCGGCATCGCCGCCGAGTCGGTCCGTCGCGGGGCCAGCCAGGCCGGGTCGACCGGCCTGGGGCTGGACATCGCCCGCCGGGCCGCCCAGGCCAGCGGCGGCCGGCTGGAACTGGGCGAGCGCCCCGGCGGCGGCGCCGAGGTGGTGCTGCATATGGGGGCCGGTCGCTCTTAA
- a CDS encoding response regulator transcription factor encodes MARLLLIEDDLTIRNPLVRALRERGHAVAAASTAMAGLRDALEDRPDLVVIDLGLPDLDGRELLRMLRAVSAVPVIVATARDDETEIVRVLDAGADDYVVKPFTAAQLDARVRAVLRRGPGGPAEEDPTVVVGGLRIDPRARQVSLDGAPVELTPREFDLLRHLATRVGEVVTKRELLTEVWQIPYGGADKTVDVHLSWLRRKLGESAQQPRYLHTVRGVGVRLVSPEVQR; translated from the coding sequence GTGGCCCGCCTGCTGCTCATCGAGGACGACCTGACCATCCGCAACCCGCTGGTGCGGGCGCTGCGCGAACGGGGACACGCGGTGGCGGCGGCGTCGACCGCGATGGCCGGGCTCCGCGACGCGCTCGAAGACCGCCCCGACCTGGTCGTAATCGACCTCGGGCTGCCCGACCTGGACGGCCGCGAACTGCTGCGGATGCTGCGCGCGGTCAGCGCGGTACCGGTCATCGTCGCCACCGCCCGCGACGACGAGACGGAGATCGTCCGGGTCCTCGACGCCGGGGCCGACGACTACGTGGTCAAGCCGTTCACCGCCGCCCAACTCGACGCGCGGGTCCGCGCGGTGCTGCGACGCGGGCCGGGCGGACCCGCCGAGGAGGATCCGACCGTGGTCGTCGGCGGGCTGCGGATCGACCCCCGCGCGCGGCAGGTCAGCCTGGACGGCGCGCCGGTCGAGCTGACGCCGCGCGAGTTCGACCTGCTGCGGCACCTGGCCACCCGGGTCGGCGAGGTGGTGACCAAACGCGAGCTGCTCACCGAGGTGTGGCAGATCCCGTACGGCGGGGCGGACAAGACCGTCGACGTGCACCTGTCCTGGCTGCGTCGCAAACTCGGCGAGAGCGCCCAGCAGCCTCGCTACCTGCACACCGTACGCGGGGTGGGGGTCCGGCTGGTCTCGCCCGAGGTGCAGCGGTGA
- a CDS encoding septum formation initiator encodes MGRRTLLAVAGWLATAVVATLIGLAAIRLVGESLTGTPGGVRSQEEIARELAAPPRTVGTTSGTPGPTGSPEPTGTPPVSPTPDASHRRSFSNPGGSVVAECVPGGVWLAYWSPKQGYSVEDVDRGPDDDAEVKFVGPSGEHELSVRCQAGVPVLDLDDD; translated from the coding sequence ATGGGACGTCGCACGCTCCTCGCCGTCGCCGGGTGGTTGGCCACCGCGGTGGTCGCCACGCTGATCGGACTCGCCGCGATCCGGCTGGTGGGGGAGAGCCTCACCGGCACGCCAGGCGGCGTCCGCAGCCAGGAGGAGATCGCCCGCGAGTTGGCCGCGCCGCCCCGTACGGTCGGGACGACGAGCGGTACGCCGGGCCCGACCGGCTCACCGGAGCCGACGGGTACGCCGCCGGTGAGCCCCACGCCGGACGCGTCCCACCGGCGCAGCTTCTCCAACCCGGGCGGCAGCGTGGTGGCCGAGTGCGTGCCGGGCGGGGTGTGGCTGGCGTACTGGTCCCCGAAGCAGGGCTACTCGGTGGAGGACGTGGACCGGGGCCCGGACGACGACGCCGAGGTGAAGTTCGTCGGCCCGAGCGGCGAGCACGAGCTGTCGGTGCGGTGCCAGGCCGGCGTGCCGGTGTTGGATCTGGACGACGACTGA
- a CDS encoding PepSY domain-containing protein, producing the protein MKRNPLILASAGGAAAVLAAVGIFLGVTAADNDRARQTTLTAATGTPDESVPSTLDIVTPSADPGTAAPTADHSTAAPPTGTGAPETADKVSRERAGEIALAYAGGGRITEIDRDRENNRPVWEVEIVKGDIEHEIDVDRETGQVIKAEQERYDGDDDDRDDDDDDDDDDDDDRDDD; encoded by the coding sequence ATGAAGCGCAACCCCCTGATCCTGGCGTCGGCCGGCGGCGCCGCGGCGGTCCTCGCGGCGGTCGGGATCTTCCTGGGCGTCACGGCGGCCGACAACGACCGCGCGCGGCAGACCACGCTGACGGCGGCGACCGGCACCCCGGACGAGAGCGTCCCGAGCACTCTCGACATCGTCACCCCGTCGGCCGACCCCGGCACGGCGGCACCGACGGCCGACCACAGCACGGCCGCTCCGCCGACCGGCACCGGCGCCCCGGAGACCGCCGACAAGGTGAGCCGGGAGCGGGCCGGCGAGATCGCCCTGGCGTACGCGGGCGGCGGCCGGATCACCGAAATCGACCGGGACCGGGAGAACAACCGCCCGGTCTGGGAGGTCGAGATCGTCAAGGGCGACATCGAGCACGAGATCGACGTCGACCGGGAGACCGGCCAGGTGATCAAGGCCGAGCAGGAGCGGTACGACGGCGATGACGACGACCGCGATGACGATGACGATGACGATGACGACGATGACGACGACCGGGACGACGACTGA